The Bombus pascuorum chromosome 11, iyBomPasc1.1, whole genome shotgun sequence genome has a window encoding:
- the LOC132912043 gene encoding cholinephosphotransferase 1 isoform X4, whose protein sequence is MQFYKEKLLSPGQLKRLSEHKYSCTTNSLLDGFLQPWWDWLVSKVPLWLAPNLITIVGLIVNIATTLILVYYSPDAKTEAPRWACFLCALGLFIYQSLDAIDGKQARRTGTSTPLGELFDHGCDSISTVFIALSACIAVQLGYYPTWMFFQCFCAMTLFYCAHWQTYVSGSLRFGKVDVTEAQFTIIMIHLISAIFGPQIWMIEIPYIDGFMFKYLIGVMTVICAMANLYFIFSVIFTGGVGKNGSTVAGTSVLSPIIPFSFVVVPAFIIYRKSAEHVYENHPALYILAFGMVAAKVTNRLVVAHMTKNEMEYLDSSLIGPAMLFLNQYFNFFIKEYYVLWLCFIWVTLDLLRYNTQICLEICDYMKIKLFRIPLGDHRTSLVSNTAEKNVRAMVEQEPLLDEDYHHGSDTTLDL, encoded by the exons ATGcagttttataaagaaaagcTTCTGTCACCTGGACAACTGAAACGTCTCAGTGAGCATAAGTACAGCTGCACGACAAACAGTCTTTTGGATGGATTTCTTCAACCCTGGTGGGACTGGCTTGTTAGCAAGGTTCCACTTTGGCTTGCACCAAATTTAATCACCATCGTGGGACTGATTGTCAACATCGCGACTACTttgattcttgtatattatAGTCCAGATGCTAAAACCGAG gcACCTAGGTGGGCTTGTTTTTTATGCGCACTTGGTTTGTTCATTTATCAAAGTTTAGATGCCATAGATGGTAAACAAGCAAGAAGAACAGGAACTTCAACACCATTGGGTGAATTATTTGATCATGGGTGTGACTCCATATCAACCG TTTTTATTGCTCTATCAGCGTGTATAGCAGTACAATTAGGATATTATCCAACATGGATGTTTTTCCAATGCTTCTGTGCTATGACACTTTTTTATTGTGCACATTGGCAGACATATGTTTCAG GTTCTTTAAGATTTGGCAAAGTGGATGTCACAGAAGCACAATTTACTATTATAATGATTCACCttatttctgcaatttttgGGCCACAAATATGGATGATAGAG ATACCATACATAGATGGTTTTATGTTTAAGTATTTAATAGGAGTTATGACAGTAATTTGTGCAATGGCAAActtatatttcatcttttcgGTGATTTTCACCGGAGGAGTGGGCAAGAATGGTTCAACTGTGGCT GGAACATCAGTTTTATCTCCAATTATTCCATTTAGTTTCGTGGTAGTACCagcttttataatttatagaaaaagtgCCGAGCACGTTTATGAAAATCATCCTGCATTGTATATACTTGCATTTGGAATGGTTGCAGCTAAAGTTACCAATCGACTGGTG gtTGCTCATATGACAAAAAATgaaatggaatatttagaCAGTTCATTGATTGGACCAGCAATGCTGTTCTTAAATcagtatttcaatttttttatcaaagaatATTATGTTCTTTGGTTGTGTTTT ATTTGGGTTACTCTGGATTTACTACGGTATAATACTCAAATTTGCCTTGAAATTTGCGATTATATGAAGATCAAATTATTTAGGATACCACTAGGAGATCATCGAACTAGTCTGGTTTCTAATACAGCTGAGAAAAATG TTCGCGCGATGGTGGAACAAGAGCCTCTGTTAGACGAGGATTATCATCACGGATCTGATACTACCCTCGACCTATGA
- the LOC132912043 gene encoding cholinephosphotransferase 1 isoform X6 — MQFYKEKLLSPGQLKRLSEHKYSCTTNSLLDGFLQPWWDWLVSKVPLWLAPNLITIVGLIVNIATTLILVYYSPDAKTEAPRWACFLCALGLFIYQSLDAIDGKQARRTGTSTPLGELFDHGCDSISTVFIALSACIAVQLGYYPTWMFFQCFCAMTLFYCAHWQTYVSGSLRFGKVDVTEAQFTIIMIHLISAIFGPQIWMIELPYTGTEVKVFPLWAAVGIAILLAQSSISVILAGGVGKNGSTVAGTSVLSPIIPFSFVVVPAFIIYRKSAEHVYENHPALYILAFGMVAAKVTNRLVVAHMTKNEMEYLDSSLIGPAMLFLNQYFNFFIKEYYVLWLCFIWVTLDLLRYNTQICLEICDYMKIKLFRIPLGDHRTSLVSNTAEKNVRAMVEQEPLLDEDYHHGSDTTLDL; from the exons ATGcagttttataaagaaaagcTTCTGTCACCTGGACAACTGAAACGTCTCAGTGAGCATAAGTACAGCTGCACGACAAACAGTCTTTTGGATGGATTTCTTCAACCCTGGTGGGACTGGCTTGTTAGCAAGGTTCCACTTTGGCTTGCACCAAATTTAATCACCATCGTGGGACTGATTGTCAACATCGCGACTACTttgattcttgtatattatAGTCCAGATGCTAAAACCGAG gcACCTAGGTGGGCTTGTTTTTTATGCGCACTTGGTTTGTTCATTTATCAAAGTTTAGATGCCATAGATGGTAAACAAGCAAGAAGAACAGGAACTTCAACACCATTGGGTGAATTATTTGATCATGGGTGTGACTCCATATCAACCG TTTTTATTGCTCTATCAGCGTGTATAGCAGTACAATTAGGATATTATCCAACATGGATGTTTTTCCAATGCTTCTGTGCTATGACACTTTTTTATTGTGCACATTGGCAGACATATGTTTCAG GTTCTTTAAGATTTGGCAAAGTGGATGTCACAGAAGCACAATTTACTATTATAATGATTCACCttatttctgcaatttttgGGCCACAAATATGGATGATAGAG TTGCCATACACTGGCACAGAGGTCAAGGTGTTTCCATTATGGGCTGCTGTGGGCATCGCTATTTTACTTGCACAGAGCAGCATATCCGTCATTCTTGCCGGTGGTGTCGGAAAAAATGGCTCCACCGTCGCA GGAACATCAGTTTTATCTCCAATTATTCCATTTAGTTTCGTGGTAGTACCagcttttataatttatagaaaaagtgCCGAGCACGTTTATGAAAATCATCCTGCATTGTATATACTTGCATTTGGAATGGTTGCAGCTAAAGTTACCAATCGACTGGTG gtTGCTCATATGACAAAAAATgaaatggaatatttagaCAGTTCATTGATTGGACCAGCAATGCTGTTCTTAAATcagtatttcaatttttttatcaaagaatATTATGTTCTTTGGTTGTGTTTT ATTTGGGTTACTCTGGATTTACTACGGTATAATACTCAAATTTGCCTTGAAATTTGCGATTATATGAAGATCAAATTATTTAGGATACCACTAGGAGATCATCGAACTAGTCTGGTTTCTAATACAGCTGAGAAAAATG TTCGCGCGATGGTGGAACAAGAGCCTCTGTTAGACGAGGATTATCATCACGGATCTGATACTACCCTCGACCTATGA
- the LOC132912043 gene encoding cholinephosphotransferase 1 isoform X5, translating into MQFYKEKLLSPGQLKRLSEHKYSCTTNSLLDGFLQPWWDWLVSKVPLWLAPNLITIVGLIVNIATTLILVYYSPDAKTEAPRWACFLCALGLFIYQSLDAIDGKQARRTGTSTPLGELFDHGCDSISTVFIALSACIAVQLGYYPTWMFFQCFCAMTLFYCAHWQTYVSGSLRFGKVDVTEAQFTIIMIHLISAIFGPQIWMIEIPVLGVGTISNYVAVFFYAGYIHVFLEFCKVFESGGIGKNGSTIAGTSVLSPIIPFSFVVVPAFIIYRKSAEHVYENHPALYILAFGMVAAKVTNRLVVAHMTKNEMEYLDSSLIGPAMLFLNQYFNFFIKEYYVLWLCFIWVTLDLLRYNTQICLEICDYMKIKLFRIPLGDHRTSLVSNTAEKNVRAMVEQEPLLDEDYHHGSDTTLDL; encoded by the exons ATGcagttttataaagaaaagcTTCTGTCACCTGGACAACTGAAACGTCTCAGTGAGCATAAGTACAGCTGCACGACAAACAGTCTTTTGGATGGATTTCTTCAACCCTGGTGGGACTGGCTTGTTAGCAAGGTTCCACTTTGGCTTGCACCAAATTTAATCACCATCGTGGGACTGATTGTCAACATCGCGACTACTttgattcttgtatattatAGTCCAGATGCTAAAACCGAG gcACCTAGGTGGGCTTGTTTTTTATGCGCACTTGGTTTGTTCATTTATCAAAGTTTAGATGCCATAGATGGTAAACAAGCAAGAAGAACAGGAACTTCAACACCATTGGGTGAATTATTTGATCATGGGTGTGACTCCATATCAACCG TTTTTATTGCTCTATCAGCGTGTATAGCAGTACAATTAGGATATTATCCAACATGGATGTTTTTCCAATGCTTCTGTGCTATGACACTTTTTTATTGTGCACATTGGCAGACATATGTTTCAG GTTCTTTAAGATTTGGCAAAGTGGATGTCACAGAAGCACAATTTACTATTATAATGATTCACCttatttctgcaatttttgGGCCACAAATATGGATGATAGAG ATACCAGTGCTTGGTGTAGGCACAATCAGTAACTACGTAGCAGTATTCTTTTATGCAGGCTACATTCATGTATTCCTTGAATTCTGTAAAGTCTTTGAATCTGGTGGGATTGGAAAGAATGGTTCCACAATTGCA GGAACATCAGTTTTATCTCCAATTATTCCATTTAGTTTCGTGGTAGTACCagcttttataatttatagaaaaagtgCCGAGCACGTTTATGAAAATCATCCTGCATTGTATATACTTGCATTTGGAATGGTTGCAGCTAAAGTTACCAATCGACTGGTG gtTGCTCATATGACAAAAAATgaaatggaatatttagaCAGTTCATTGATTGGACCAGCAATGCTGTTCTTAAATcagtatttcaatttttttatcaaagaatATTATGTTCTTTGGTTGTGTTTT ATTTGGGTTACTCTGGATTTACTACGGTATAATACTCAAATTTGCCTTGAAATTTGCGATTATATGAAGATCAAATTATTTAGGATACCACTAGGAGATCATCGAACTAGTCTGGTTTCTAATACAGCTGAGAAAAATG TTCGCGCGATGGTGGAACAAGAGCCTCTGTTAGACGAGGATTATCATCACGGATCTGATACTACCCTCGACCTATGA
- the LOC132912043 gene encoding cholinephosphotransferase 1 isoform X1 → MQFYKEKLLSPGQLKRLSEHKYSCTTNSLLDGFLQPWWDWLVSKVPLWLAPNLITIVGLIVNIATTLILVYYSPDAKTEAPRWACFLCALGLFIYQSLDAIDGKQARRTGTSTPLGELFDHGCDSISTVFIALSACIAVQLGYYPTWMFFQCFCAMTLFYCAHWQTYVSGSLRFGKVDVTEAQFTIIMIHLISAIFGPQIWMIEIPVLGVGTISNYVAVFFYAGYIHVFLEFCKVFESGGIGKNGSTIALPYTGTEVKVFPLWAAVGIAILLAQSSISVILAGGVGKNGSTVAGTSVLSPIIPFSFVVVPAFIIYRKSAEHVYENHPALYILAFGMVAAKVTNRLVVAHMTKNEMEYLDSSLIGPAMLFLNQYFNFFIKEYYVLWLCFIWVTLDLLRYNTQICLEICDYMKIKLFRIPLGDHRTSLVSNTAEKNVRAMVEQEPLLDEDYHHGSDTTLDL, encoded by the exons ATGcagttttataaagaaaagcTTCTGTCACCTGGACAACTGAAACGTCTCAGTGAGCATAAGTACAGCTGCACGACAAACAGTCTTTTGGATGGATTTCTTCAACCCTGGTGGGACTGGCTTGTTAGCAAGGTTCCACTTTGGCTTGCACCAAATTTAATCACCATCGTGGGACTGATTGTCAACATCGCGACTACTttgattcttgtatattatAGTCCAGATGCTAAAACCGAG gcACCTAGGTGGGCTTGTTTTTTATGCGCACTTGGTTTGTTCATTTATCAAAGTTTAGATGCCATAGATGGTAAACAAGCAAGAAGAACAGGAACTTCAACACCATTGGGTGAATTATTTGATCATGGGTGTGACTCCATATCAACCG TTTTTATTGCTCTATCAGCGTGTATAGCAGTACAATTAGGATATTATCCAACATGGATGTTTTTCCAATGCTTCTGTGCTATGACACTTTTTTATTGTGCACATTGGCAGACATATGTTTCAG GTTCTTTAAGATTTGGCAAAGTGGATGTCACAGAAGCACAATTTACTATTATAATGATTCACCttatttctgcaatttttgGGCCACAAATATGGATGATAGAG ATACCAGTGCTTGGTGTAGGCACAATCAGTAACTACGTAGCAGTATTCTTTTATGCAGGCTACATTCATGTATTCCTTGAATTCTGTAAAGTCTTTGAATCTGGTGGGATTGGAAAGAATGGTTCCACAATTGCA TTGCCATACACTGGCACAGAGGTCAAGGTGTTTCCATTATGGGCTGCTGTGGGCATCGCTATTTTACTTGCACAGAGCAGCATATCCGTCATTCTTGCCGGTGGTGTCGGAAAAAATGGCTCCACCGTCGCA GGAACATCAGTTTTATCTCCAATTATTCCATTTAGTTTCGTGGTAGTACCagcttttataatttatagaaaaagtgCCGAGCACGTTTATGAAAATCATCCTGCATTGTATATACTTGCATTTGGAATGGTTGCAGCTAAAGTTACCAATCGACTGGTG gtTGCTCATATGACAAAAAATgaaatggaatatttagaCAGTTCATTGATTGGACCAGCAATGCTGTTCTTAAATcagtatttcaatttttttatcaaagaatATTATGTTCTTTGGTTGTGTTTT ATTTGGGTTACTCTGGATTTACTACGGTATAATACTCAAATTTGCCTTGAAATTTGCGATTATATGAAGATCAAATTATTTAGGATACCACTAGGAGATCATCGAACTAGTCTGGTTTCTAATACAGCTGAGAAAAATG TTCGCGCGATGGTGGAACAAGAGCCTCTGTTAGACGAGGATTATCATCACGGATCTGATACTACCCTCGACCTATGA
- the LOC132912043 gene encoding choline/ethanolaminephosphotransferase 1 isoform X2 yields the protein MQFYKEKLLSPGQLKRLSEHKYSCTTNSLLDGFLQPWWDWLVSKVPLWLAPNLITIVGLIVNIATTLILVYYSPDAKTEAPRWACFLCALGLFIYQSLDAIDGKQARRTGTSTPLGELFDHGCDSISTVFIALSACIAVQLGYYPTWMFFQCFCAMTLFYCAHWQTYVSGSLRFGKVDVTEAQFTIIMIHLISAIFGPQIWMIEIPYIDGFMFKYLIGVMTVICAMANLYFIFSVIFTGGVGKNGSTVALPYTGTEVKVFPLWAAVGIAILLAQSSISVILAGGVGKNGSTVAGTSVLSPIIPFSFVVVPAFIIYRKSAEHVYENHPALYILAFGMVAAKVTNRLVVAHMTKNEMEYLDSSLIGPAMLFLNQYFNFFIKEYYVLWLCFIWVTLDLLRYNTQICLEICDYMKIKLFRIPLGDHRTSLVSNTAEKNVRAMVEQEPLLDEDYHHGSDTTLDL from the exons ATGcagttttataaagaaaagcTTCTGTCACCTGGACAACTGAAACGTCTCAGTGAGCATAAGTACAGCTGCACGACAAACAGTCTTTTGGATGGATTTCTTCAACCCTGGTGGGACTGGCTTGTTAGCAAGGTTCCACTTTGGCTTGCACCAAATTTAATCACCATCGTGGGACTGATTGTCAACATCGCGACTACTttgattcttgtatattatAGTCCAGATGCTAAAACCGAG gcACCTAGGTGGGCTTGTTTTTTATGCGCACTTGGTTTGTTCATTTATCAAAGTTTAGATGCCATAGATGGTAAACAAGCAAGAAGAACAGGAACTTCAACACCATTGGGTGAATTATTTGATCATGGGTGTGACTCCATATCAACCG TTTTTATTGCTCTATCAGCGTGTATAGCAGTACAATTAGGATATTATCCAACATGGATGTTTTTCCAATGCTTCTGTGCTATGACACTTTTTTATTGTGCACATTGGCAGACATATGTTTCAG GTTCTTTAAGATTTGGCAAAGTGGATGTCACAGAAGCACAATTTACTATTATAATGATTCACCttatttctgcaatttttgGGCCACAAATATGGATGATAGAG ATACCATACATAGATGGTTTTATGTTTAAGTATTTAATAGGAGTTATGACAGTAATTTGTGCAATGGCAAActtatatttcatcttttcgGTGATTTTCACCGGAGGAGTGGGCAAGAATGGTTCAACTGTGGCT TTGCCATACACTGGCACAGAGGTCAAGGTGTTTCCATTATGGGCTGCTGTGGGCATCGCTATTTTACTTGCACAGAGCAGCATATCCGTCATTCTTGCCGGTGGTGTCGGAAAAAATGGCTCCACCGTCGCA GGAACATCAGTTTTATCTCCAATTATTCCATTTAGTTTCGTGGTAGTACCagcttttataatttatagaaaaagtgCCGAGCACGTTTATGAAAATCATCCTGCATTGTATATACTTGCATTTGGAATGGTTGCAGCTAAAGTTACCAATCGACTGGTG gtTGCTCATATGACAAAAAATgaaatggaatatttagaCAGTTCATTGATTGGACCAGCAATGCTGTTCTTAAATcagtatttcaatttttttatcaaagaatATTATGTTCTTTGGTTGTGTTTT ATTTGGGTTACTCTGGATTTACTACGGTATAATACTCAAATTTGCCTTGAAATTTGCGATTATATGAAGATCAAATTATTTAGGATACCACTAGGAGATCATCGAACTAGTCTGGTTTCTAATACAGCTGAGAAAAATG TTCGCGCGATGGTGGAACAAGAGCCTCTGTTAGACGAGGATTATCATCACGGATCTGATACTACCCTCGACCTATGA
- the LOC132912043 gene encoding cholinephosphotransferase 1 isoform X7, which produces MQFYKEKLLSPGQLKRLSEHKYSCTTNSLLDGFLQPWWDWLVSKVPLWLAPNLITIVGLIVNIATTLILVYYSPDAKTEAPRWACFLCALGLFIYQSLDAIDGKQARRTGTSTPLGELFDHGCDSISTVFIALSACIAVQLGYYPTWMFFQCFCAMTLFYCAHWQTYVSGSLRFGKVDVTEAQFTIIMIHLISAIFGPQIWMIEIPYIDGFMFKYLIGVMTVICAMANLYFIFSVIFTGGVGKNGSTVAIPVLGVGTISNYVAVFFYAGYIHVFLEFCKVFESGGIGKNGSTIALPYTGTEVKVFPLWAAVGIAILLAQSSISVILAGGVGKNGSTVAGTSVLSPIIPFSFVVVPAFIIYRKSAEHVYENHPALYILAFGMVAAKVTNRLVVAHMTKNEMEYLDSSLIGPAMLFLNQYFNFFIKEYYVLWLCFIWVTLDLLRYNTQICLEICDYMKIKLFRIPLGDHRTSLVSNTAEKNVRAMVEQEPLLDEDYHHGSDTTLDL; this is translated from the exons ATGcagttttataaagaaaagcTTCTGTCACCTGGACAACTGAAACGTCTCAGTGAGCATAAGTACAGCTGCACGACAAACAGTCTTTTGGATGGATTTCTTCAACCCTGGTGGGACTGGCTTGTTAGCAAGGTTCCACTTTGGCTTGCACCAAATTTAATCACCATCGTGGGACTGATTGTCAACATCGCGACTACTttgattcttgtatattatAGTCCAGATGCTAAAACCGAG gcACCTAGGTGGGCTTGTTTTTTATGCGCACTTGGTTTGTTCATTTATCAAAGTTTAGATGCCATAGATGGTAAACAAGCAAGAAGAACAGGAACTTCAACACCATTGGGTGAATTATTTGATCATGGGTGTGACTCCATATCAACCG TTTTTATTGCTCTATCAGCGTGTATAGCAGTACAATTAGGATATTATCCAACATGGATGTTTTTCCAATGCTTCTGTGCTATGACACTTTTTTATTGTGCACATTGGCAGACATATGTTTCAG GTTCTTTAAGATTTGGCAAAGTGGATGTCACAGAAGCACAATTTACTATTATAATGATTCACCttatttctgcaatttttgGGCCACAAATATGGATGATAGAG ATACCATACATAGATGGTTTTATGTTTAAGTATTTAATAGGAGTTATGACAGTAATTTGTGCAATGGCAAActtatatttcatcttttcgGTGATTTTCACCGGAGGAGTGGGCAAGAATGGTTCAACTGTGGCT ATACCAGTGCTTGGTGTAGGCACAATCAGTAACTACGTAGCAGTATTCTTTTATGCAGGCTACATTCATGTATTCCTTGAATTCTGTAAAGTCTTTGAATCTGGTGGGATTGGAAAGAATGGTTCCACAATTGCA TTGCCATACACTGGCACAGAGGTCAAGGTGTTTCCATTATGGGCTGCTGTGGGCATCGCTATTTTACTTGCACAGAGCAGCATATCCGTCATTCTTGCCGGTGGTGTCGGAAAAAATGGCTCCACCGTCGCA GGAACATCAGTTTTATCTCCAATTATTCCATTTAGTTTCGTGGTAGTACCagcttttataatttatagaaaaagtgCCGAGCACGTTTATGAAAATCATCCTGCATTGTATATACTTGCATTTGGAATGGTTGCAGCTAAAGTTACCAATCGACTGGTG gtTGCTCATATGACAAAAAATgaaatggaatatttagaCAGTTCATTGATTGGACCAGCAATGCTGTTCTTAAATcagtatttcaatttttttatcaaagaatATTATGTTCTTTGGTTGTGTTTT ATTTGGGTTACTCTGGATTTACTACGGTATAATACTCAAATTTGCCTTGAAATTTGCGATTATATGAAGATCAAATTATTTAGGATACCACTAGGAGATCATCGAACTAGTCTGGTTTCTAATACAGCTGAGAAAAATG TTCGCGCGATGGTGGAACAAGAGCCTCTGTTAGACGAGGATTATCATCACGGATCTGATACTACCCTCGACCTATGA
- the LOC132912043 gene encoding choline/ethanolaminephosphotransferase 1 isoform X3, which yields MQFYKEKLLSPGQLKRLSEHKYSCTTNSLLDGFLQPWWDWLVSKVPLWLAPNLITIVGLIVNIATTLILVYYSPDAKTEAPRWACFLCALGLFIYQSLDAIDGKQARRTGTSTPLGELFDHGCDSISTVFIALSACIAVQLGYYPTWMFFQCFCAMTLFYCAHWQTYVSGSLRFGKVDVTEAQFTIIMIHLISAIFGPQIWMIEIPYIDGFMFKYLIGVMTVICAMANLYFIFSVIFTGGVGKNGSTVALPYTGTEVKVFPLWAAVGIAILLAQSSISVILAGGVGKNGSTVAGTSVLSPIIPFSFVVVPAFIIYRKSAEHVYENHPALYILAFGMVAAKVTNRLVVAHMTKNEMEYLDSSLIGPAMLFLNQYFNFFIKEYYVLWLCFIWVTLDLLRYNTQICLEICDYMKIKLFRIPLGDHRTSLVSNTAEKNVNIGF from the exons ATGcagttttataaagaaaagcTTCTGTCACCTGGACAACTGAAACGTCTCAGTGAGCATAAGTACAGCTGCACGACAAACAGTCTTTTGGATGGATTTCTTCAACCCTGGTGGGACTGGCTTGTTAGCAAGGTTCCACTTTGGCTTGCACCAAATTTAATCACCATCGTGGGACTGATTGTCAACATCGCGACTACTttgattcttgtatattatAGTCCAGATGCTAAAACCGAG gcACCTAGGTGGGCTTGTTTTTTATGCGCACTTGGTTTGTTCATTTATCAAAGTTTAGATGCCATAGATGGTAAACAAGCAAGAAGAACAGGAACTTCAACACCATTGGGTGAATTATTTGATCATGGGTGTGACTCCATATCAACCG TTTTTATTGCTCTATCAGCGTGTATAGCAGTACAATTAGGATATTATCCAACATGGATGTTTTTCCAATGCTTCTGTGCTATGACACTTTTTTATTGTGCACATTGGCAGACATATGTTTCAG GTTCTTTAAGATTTGGCAAAGTGGATGTCACAGAAGCACAATTTACTATTATAATGATTCACCttatttctgcaatttttgGGCCACAAATATGGATGATAGAG ATACCATACATAGATGGTTTTATGTTTAAGTATTTAATAGGAGTTATGACAGTAATTTGTGCAATGGCAAActtatatttcatcttttcgGTGATTTTCACCGGAGGAGTGGGCAAGAATGGTTCAACTGTGGCT TTGCCATACACTGGCACAGAGGTCAAGGTGTTTCCATTATGGGCTGCTGTGGGCATCGCTATTTTACTTGCACAGAGCAGCATATCCGTCATTCTTGCCGGTGGTGTCGGAAAAAATGGCTCCACCGTCGCA GGAACATCAGTTTTATCTCCAATTATTCCATTTAGTTTCGTGGTAGTACCagcttttataatttatagaaaaagtgCCGAGCACGTTTATGAAAATCATCCTGCATTGTATATACTTGCATTTGGAATGGTTGCAGCTAAAGTTACCAATCGACTGGTG gtTGCTCATATGACAAAAAATgaaatggaatatttagaCAGTTCATTGATTGGACCAGCAATGCTGTTCTTAAATcagtatttcaatttttttatcaaagaatATTATGTTCTTTGGTTGTGTTTT ATTTGGGTTACTCTGGATTTACTACGGTATAATACTCAAATTTGCCTTGAAATTTGCGATTATATGAAGATCAAATTATTTAGGATACCACTAGGAGATCATCGAACTAGTCTGGTTTCTAATACAGCTGAGAAAAATG taaacaTCGGTTTCTAA